A single window of Gossypium arboreum isolate Shixiya-1 chromosome 13, ASM2569848v2, whole genome shotgun sequence DNA harbors:
- the LOC108462817 gene encoding uncharacterized protein LOC108462817, giving the protein MVENQSDYKLKMVKLDNRVEYTTEKFEKFCEEAGFHYQLSNVYPPQQNGTAAEEEMYEQRSLRPNLQTTRNQTENDEVYEQPVRGIRSITKIYQQCNLAKLEPLTFEEAAQEAEWRTATKDYITMINKNETLKLVDRPIHKKVIGVNWLFRMKMKPDGSINRYKARLVVKGFTSNIEWTSLKPLPLLRG; this is encoded by the exons ATGGTTGAAAACCAAAGTGACTACAagcttaaaatggtaaaattagacAATAGGGTAGAATACACCACAGAAAAGTTTGAAAAATTCTGCGAAGAAGCTGGTTTCCATTATCAACTAAGCAATGTTTACCCTCCACAACAAAATGGT ACTGCAGCAGAGGAGGAGATGTATGAACAGAGGAGTCTAAGACCTAATCTGCAAACCACTAGGAACCAAACTGAAAATGATGAAGTTTATGAACAACCAGTACGAGGAATTAGGTCCATCACTAAAATCTATCAACAGTGTAATTTGGCAAAACTAGAACCACTCACTTTTGAAGAAGCTGCTCAAGAAGCTGAATGGCGAACAGCTACGAAAGATTATATCACCATGATCAACAAAAATGAAACTTTGAAGCTTGTGGATAGACCAATTCACAAGAAAGTGATTGGAGTTAACTGGCTATTCAGAATGAAGATGAAACCTGATGGATCAATCAACAGATATAAAGCGAGGTTGGTTGTGAAAGGGTTTACCAGTAATATAGAGTGGACTTCACTGAAACCTTTGCCCCTGTTGCGAGGTTAG